From the Neoarius graeffei isolate fNeoGra1 chromosome 1, fNeoGra1.pri, whole genome shotgun sequence genome, one window contains:
- the zgc:153913 gene encoding carboxypeptidase N subunit 2, which produces MKIHHMVVLLLLLELCQNAALSINSTCPALCQCFSATTIICSESLMRTLPVDIPSQATALIVLASGLRKITILEHLGNLTKLVFLSNPVQNVSYDAFKGLTSLEELEISGSYLLFLEAGTFNSLNKLTKLLLNNNKIRLLAPSIFDSLEKLETLQLSGNSLTSLHKALFNNLYNLQELNLSFNKLSKIHTSKLGKLKKLDLGLNQFTFLPLDTFSGNPQLQILSLQGNQITKITPGIFSQLNNLEELNFRDNKITLLSAGLFPSKLKKLMLRGNSLIELSSSAFAGLHNLTHLDLSQNLLSSLPAELFQNLSSLEHLDLSENVLQELASTVFSGLVQISVLDLQKNNLSSLEADLFKDQGMMSRLRLARNRLENLPYGIFEPLDFQCLLQLYGNPWRCDCNLVHVYEWLSSYSNMVEDLSKVYCTNPKPLRGMGLTSLDKEQLVCVNRSISEAQSTQVTSPNSDRQCSLQEASGNVVIWCKLIKCTDIKPDV; this is translated from the coding sequence ATGAAAATCCACCATATGGTTGTTCTGCTTCTCCTGCTTGAGCTCTGCCAAAATGCTGCTCTGAGCATCAACAGCACCTGCCCTGCACTGTGCCAGTGTTTCTCTGCAACAACTATTATCTGCTCAGAATCACTAATGAGAACTTTGCCAGTGGACATCCCCTCACAGGCGACAGCTCTGATCGTGTTAGCATCTGGTCTGAGAAAGATCACCATTCTGGAGCATCTGGGAAACCTGACTAAACTCGTATTCTTGAGTAACCCAGTGCAGAATGTCTCATATGACGCCTTTAAAGGTCTGACAAGTCTAGAGGAGCTGGAGATTAGTGGGAGTTATTTGTTGTTCTTAGAAGCTGGGACATTTAATAGCTTGAACAAGCTCACCAAGCTTCTTCTCAACAACAACAAGATAAGGCTTTTAGCACCAAGCATTTTCGACTCTCTGGAGAAGCTTGAGACACTTCAGCTGAGCGGAAACAGTCTCACAAGTCTCCACAAGGCTCTGTTCAACAACCTCTACAACCTCCAAGAGCTCAATCTGTCCTTCAACAAGCTTTCAAAAATACACACGAGTAAGTTGGGCAAGCTGAAGAAGTTGGATTTaggtttgaaccagttcacctttCTGCCTCTGGACACCTTCAGTGGAAACCCTCAGCTGCAAATCCTGTCCCTGCAGGGTAACCAGATCACCAAAATCACTCCGGGCATCTTCAGCCAACTGAACAACTTGGAGGAACTGAATTTCCGAGATAACAAAATAACATTGCTGAGTGCTGGACTATTCCCTTCCAAGCTGAAGAAGCTCATGCTCAGGGGGAACTCTCTGATAGAACTATCCTCCTCTGCATTTGCTGGCCTTCACAATCTCACTCATCTGGACTTATCTCAAAACCTGCTATCTTCTCTACCTGCAGAACTTTTCCAGAACCTTTCCTCTTTAGAGCATCTGGACTTGTCTGAGAATGTCCTCCAGGAGTTAGCCAGCACTGTGTTCAGTGGACTGGTCCAAATCAGTGTCCTTGATTTGCAGAAGAACAACCTATCCTCGCTAGAAGCAGACCTTTTCAAAGATCAGGGAATGATGTCACGTCTCAGATTGGCCAGGAACAGACTGGAGAACCTGCCATATGGCATTTTCGAGCCGTTAGACTTCCAGTGTTTGTTGCAGCTTTATGGTAACCCCTGGCGCTGCGATTGCAACCTAGTGCACGTTTATGAGTGGTTGTCCTCCTACAGCAACATGGTGGAGGATTTGAGCAAGGTGTACTGCACTAATCCCAAGCCTCTCAGGGGAATGGGTCTGACCAGCCTGGACAAGGAGCAGCTTGTCTGCGTAAACAGATCTATCTCTGAGGCACAAAGTACCCAGGTCACCAGCCCTAACTCTGACAGACAGTGCAGTCTCCAAGAAGCCAGTGGCAACGTTGTTATTTGGTGCAAGCTCATTAAGTGTACTGATATAAAGCCAGATGTGTAG